Below is a genomic region from Culicoides brevitarsis isolate CSIRO-B50_1 chromosome 2, AGI_CSIRO_Cbre_v1, whole genome shotgun sequence.
GACCCGCTTTTAGTGCAAAAGTTGGCATTACCTCATGTGTAATTGCGCGAAATTGATCGTGTTTCATAGGTTTGATATGTCACTTTATCGCAttgtttgcaaaaataaaatgagtaaTAAATTTACGGAACTGATTTACGGCTCATGTGTGTGACACAAATAATCATTATCATCAATTAGAAAAACGAGAACATGATTTATTTGAGTTTCAAGtgcgataaatattttatttatgatttctgATACGATCACCTGTAGATCTCGTAATTGATAGAAATTtactgagaaaaatttttattggaaattggcgacaaattcttaaaatataaacttgataacaattttaaataaaaatttttgaataaattttaaaattttttttgactttgaatattaaatttattcaaaatataaattttttaacatttttaaaatttattaattttttttatttattaaaaaattttttttaattaataaaaaatttttttaaaaaatttattaaataatttttattttatttaacattttaattattaaaatttaaaaatgaaaaaattggtaaaaaaattttaataaattattttttgttaaataaaaaacattttttttttattttgaaaatttatttaaaaaaaaaaaaaaaaaaaaattaacttaaaattaaaaaaaaaattaaaataaattaaataaaatttttaaaataatttaagaaaatttataaacacttcaaaatatatttttaaaaattttaaaattaattcctaaaaaaatttttttttttaaaaatttccctttcacAATTCACCTTAAACACTCCCAATAGATTAATCGACCTTGAAACGCtcctaaaaactaatttttattttttaataaattttcttattccatttctttattttctctttCCATTTCTTATCACGACCATTTATCATATCAACAACATTCTTATCgtcaaatatagaaaaatccGCAAAAACAAGGCGCGCGTGttataaatttgtattaaaaattaacaaaacaagcaaaaaatcgtctgaaatcatttttcataccacaaaaaatattaataaaagtcTTCTAacatatttaataacaatGTGTTGAATGCGATCATGTCATAATTTATAGAGAGAACGACAGATAATAATAAACCTGTCTTCCGTTTCGCAAAAAATCCAACATTTATCTTCACGGGGTCTCCTACTTTTATCGTGATATCGAGCATTTTTCAATACCacgaaatgttcaaaaatagcACGAAACGCAGACAAGCCTAAAAATGTTGTGTTTAGGATTCGTTTggacttgaaaataaaaaaaaaactttgaatgtcgttcatttttcttcgaagAAGGAAGGAAAATTACAGACCAAGATAATCGGTAGATGGGCGTGTGTTGAGCCAAGTAGTAGccgttaattaattacttgtaatattttctgatgacgatgatggcGACGTTCGTCTTTTATGCTACTTTATGACTTTATCGagttttctcgatttttttttcttttttttttaattaaaaatcctgAAATGACGTCCcttgcaaataaaataaacaaacaatttcagattaaatttctctctttagaaaaattacttttatttatttatttgttcgatcgatttatttttttcaatccagTCGAGCTTCAATTTCATAAAGTAAACAATAACACTTTATCCGGTTCAGGCGACGATTAAACACGTGTGTGACTTAAtgcatttttgcacaaaataaataaaatgcaccctctacaatttttttttttattgaaatttggactttaataatttttttttttgctttttagcgAATTCCGAGAAcgaactttaatatttattttttttttaatttttttttcttgcaaaagaATAAAGTTCAATTTGTTACGCCATTAAAAGTtgagttttattgtttttttttattttaaatgttctgTTAAAATGCAGTTAAGAAATGTGACACCGGTTGctgaaattgacatttttttatgttcctatttatttttaaatcaatgaaTAGAGTTGATATGagttgtttttaaaacaaaacaaacaaaaaaagtgattttatgatgttttgaTTATGACGAagtaataagaaaataaattacgaagcaaaatatgaaaatttataaataaataataatgaatgttaatgttttttattgcaaaattaatgtaaaatatgaCCTGAAGAGGGATTAAATGTCTATTTATAGGAAATTTTGTTCgattattttgaagaaattgaaatttttgcacttttagaagaatttaaagaatttttcagttcataaatttattattttaagtaatttatttttctgtgaaagcttaaaaatagttctgaatttaaatgtaaaatttgatttaaagatttaatgaACATTCAGAGCCTCTGaagcattaaattttaaaaaaaattgagttaaaaatttttcgtgttgattttttctttaaaaaattttttaaaaaattaaaaaaataaaatattaaaaattaattataaattatgataatttttattaaaaaaaattaaaattaaaattaaattaaagaaataaaataaaattaaaaataaatcaaaaatttattaatctaaaaataaataaataaattttttaataaaaaattgaaaaattttaatttaatgatttaaaccaaaaataaatttaaaaattaaattaaattaaatgaaaatattatttattaaaattttcgttcaaaatttttaactaaaaataaatttaagaaaattaaaaaaattgaattagataaaaattttcattaaataaataaataaatattaatttaaaaaattaaaaaataattaattaattaattaaaaataattttaatttaaaaaaaaatatctaaaaataaatttaaaaatacatacatttttttatgaaaaattcaataatttttaatttaatatttttaaatttatttttagttatttaaatatttttaattataaaaccgagattaaaataaaataatattgaataatttttaattatataattttaaacgaaaataattttaaaaatttttcatataaatataaaaaaaaaaattatctaaaaattttaattaaaaaaataaattttcattaaaaaaaaacttaaaataattttaataaaataaattattatttttaataaaattcaaaataaattaatttaaataaaaaaaatattaaattaaaattctttgaatttcgatattattttagaaaaaatatacttaaataaatgatttctgattatttccttaaaaatcaaatttaaaacaattcctTTCCACTTTTGgtcaaattagattttttacgaTGTGTTTACGACTTTTTAACAATCCACTGCACAACTCTCGTTAACCTTAACCTTCATTTAAATATCATCACATCATACCCATCACTCGTCTCATTTCTCATCGCCGCACACTTAATTTGTCAATTTAGACACAAATTGATTCTTACGATTGCAAAATTATGTCATAAGATGCCATAAACTGCATACGCCTCCGTTTGTAATAATTTCGCCGTTAGCACTAATGACGCCATTTTTATGCTCGATAGAAACCCATcttccaataattttattcaaaattaattcaaaaactaaaccaacgcatttctttgttttttcttttttattttcagatcaAAGCACGAGAattcctgaaaaattattggccttttttcgcataaaaaagattcaattaataaataaatcgatttATCCGCCTCTAAAATTGCTCCAACGAAGGAGTTTCGATCAAAATCAacgaataaatgaataaataactcAATAACGCAACAACACAGACGATCAACATGATTATAAGGAGTAATTTAGTCATCACCTGTAGTAACATCATCGTAGTATTTAGTAAGTGaatcgataaaaatcaaaataaaatctaatttcgAATCTATGACGGACGATGAGTTAATTGAATTGGCGCGAAATGAGTgcaaaaaagcgaaaataGCAAAAAGTCACATTTGcaaatcataaatttgttgagtaaacacgaaaaattttgacggCAGATGACGATTTCCGGAAAAATAGAAATCTCTCTTGATGTTGCGAGCAGATGTTTCTTGGTTTACTTTGATTCTGCGAAGAAAATTGTGTGAATACAAGTTGTTACAACACAGCGCGGAAGTGAATTCTTGCacagattttataaaattgaggCGTAAGAGTAATAAACATTgctttaattgttattttcaaAGAGTTAAATGGGCAAAAGTCGTTGTTAAAGGCAAGAAAAGCGCATTTTGAGTAATTTGAAGGGTTCAAAAGTCGATGAATGcagtgaaaattgaaaaattttgagatttttgatcgaatttaaattaaattttgttaaaaaaaaagtgaatttttaatatctttttgagttcaaaaggtaaaattttgatgaaaaattgctttcaaagtctttttctcaaaattttttactctttgaactctaaaaagatattaaaaattcattttttttaaaatttaatggaatgagacttaaaaaatattaaaatgttcattttttacttccttcaattatttgttgaatttttaaaatttaaaaataaaaaaactagaGTCGCAATGTCtcaaaatttacgattttttttttaatttgtttcttaattaaaattttcttaaaaaattagtttcaaacaattttttcagtatcaagagcaaatttttaaaatttttttaaagaaatttgtatgatttttttgctcttgagaatttttaaagataaacgAGTACctataaagttttttgaaccaaagaaattattttgaaattttttaaaaaaattaaataaaatttaattaaaattttattttttttttaaaattttaaaattaaaaaattaaaaattttatatttaattttcgaaaattaaataaaatttaattaaaattttaaaattatttaaatttaaataattatgaatttttttaattgaaattttcttcaaaaactgaatttttaacaaatttttcaagtcttgaaatttaattttcataaaaatattgacgagatatcagaaaaaaaaaatttttttaaacattaaaagaaaaaaaaaaaatttttttttgttaaataagaTTCTTTATTCAGAAAGAAAATGGGTTTCGAGAGCTCAAAAATGATTCTCTGCCATcaacttttcaacttttgacgaaaaatcgcTTAATAATGGAAATCCTTGACGATGGGCAAGAATTTGTCGAAGGAATAGTGTTCGCCATAAGGCAAGAATTTGTGTCCATAGAAGTTGTTGCCGAAGATTTTGCCATAGAAGCCATCATAGGGTTTGCCATAGTAGTCTCCGAATTTGTACAAGTTGTTGTAATATCCGAGTCCGTGGAACAAATCGCGCATGAAAGGCAAGTCCTTGTGCATGACATCGACGTAGTTGAAGTGCAACCAGTAGTACTTCATGAACATCATGTAGTCGGAAACCTTGCAGATCATGAACAAGTCAAAGTAGTGAGGATCGTATTTGGTGAAGTCGATGTTCATGGTCATCATCCAGTGCATCAAGCCGCTCATTTTGTGGCAGTACAAGGGCAATTCCAAGACGCTGTGTTCCTTGAAGTCGACATGAACCAAGATGTCGTTGAAGCGCGTCTTGAAGATGTCCAAAAGATCAACCAAGTATTTGTAGTAGAAGATGATAAAGTCCTTCTTGACCAACGAGATGTCCTTGTCCAAGATGTGAGTGCGTCCTCCCAACATCAAGGTGCGGTAATCGATGTTGTCGGAAACCAAACCATGGTTGAAGCCATATCCGTAGTTGATGCCATAGTTGTAGTTGTATGGGAAATAGGGAACTGCAGAGGCAGCGGCGACAACAGCCAACAAGATGaggaatttcattttgattctTCTTCTATTTGCTTCGGAAATCGAGAATGCACTGAATGCTCTTTGTCACAATCGCGACACCTTTTATACTCAAAAAATCCAGAATCTATCACTTCATTGCATAATtcttatctcaaaaaaaattacgtaaaatttcaattagaaTTTTGTGCAAGTAAACATTGataagaacataaaaaaagtgataaatgacTCGGCGacaatttgcctaaaaaagcgattttattaataaatgctTTTATATTCAGGAAATAATCGTCATAAATCGTCTTTGCATTCCAGAAACGATGAGATGTTTCCAATAAATTGTTATGATTTGTTTGTTTCATAATACCGGAGATTTCTTATTGCATAAGACGAAGATGAAGTAAAAGATTTACAAAGAATTTTCTCGCGTggatttttctatgaattaaaattaaacacatCAACAAGTTTTGcgggaaatttgaaaaaaatgtaaaatttttaatttatttttatattttttttttatttaaaaaaaaaaaaatattaaaaattaaaaataattttctttaaaaaaaatcttttttaaattttaaaaaaaattttaaaaaattgttttcaagaaaaaataattttattaatttatttattttcttttcaaatttttttagaaaaaatatcttaaaaattttttttttctaatttcgaataaattttaacatttcttgaatttaaattttttttataatgcattttttttatttttttttaaattcaaattctgtaaaaaaaaagaattttttctaatttttattaatttttaataaatttcttggattcaaatttattttataaatttatttttcaattttaattttttttaattttaaacatatttttctttagaaattcttcaaataatttagaaaaaaaaaatattaaaaaaaaaatatttaaaatttcttcaaaaatttttaaataaaaaattaaaaaattccttacttttaaatatttaataaatttaaaataacttttattctaatatttaatataaaaaaatgaaaataaatcaattaaacttttttttttaattttcgaattcatcaaatttttcactaattttaaaaaaaatttaaaattttttgagtaaaaataattttattaatttattttttttttttcgaaaatttagtagtttttataaaatctttacatttcttgatttttttatatttttttgtatttaaaatttaaaaaaataataaattaattttttttaattaattaatttttttaataatttttttaaaatatttttatgcttttatttttttaaaaaatttttaatttaaaaaaatattttattaattttttaaaaatttttactgaacaaaatatcaaaataaatttaaaaaataattttttttcctattaaatttcacatttcccGCATTTTCATATAACGATATaacgcaaataaaaaaaaagttgttacaaTTGTGTGTTAGTAGTGCTATTTGCACATGCGGCGCCAAAGAATTATGCGAAAACATGAATGGATTTCTGTAAATATTTAGAGAAACGTGAGACATCCCACTCAATATCTCTCGttatttactctttttttattgtcaaaaggtcattaactttcatttttttgcaattattttgcaGTTCTCTTCCTTCTTCAGACAGAGGCAGCTCCCAACTCGACGGAAATATCATCCAATGAAAAGTCACGATTGAAGCGCATGTACGCATTGTGCCCTCCAAAATTCCAAAGGATCGGAAATGAATGCTACTTTATCTCgcattacaagaaaaattggTTAGATGCGCATTTCGAGTGCAAAGATCGTCATAGCAAGCTTGCTGAACCGCTAAAATACGAAGATCGGAggattagaaaatatttgttggcGTTTGAtcgaggtaaaattttttttttttttggaaattattattttgatttttttaaaaaaataaatttttttttaaaaaaataaaaaaaaaatttttttttaaataaaaaaaaattttaatttttttaaataaaaaaaataataaataatttttttaattaaaaaaataataaatattttttttaattaaaatttttcttaaaaaataaaataatttttaattatttcttataaaataatttttttaagaaaatttttaatttttttaagaaaatttttaatttttttagaaaatttttaatttttttttttagaaaaattttaatttttggaggaaaattttaaatatttttttagatcatgCTGACAAATGGATCGGAGCGACATTCAATTGGGAGAAAAATCGTTGGCAATGGGGATACAGTGGTCGAAATTTGCAATATCAGGCATTTAGTCGCATGAatccaaagtaatttttcaaattttatcattttcaaggcaaatttaacgattttttttttaattttcagtgcCCGTGAGCAACTCAAGTACCATTGTGCCGTCTTCAGCGCCAATTTGAAGTATCGTTGGTCTCCTCGGGCATGCACCGATGAACATTACTTCGTTTGTCAGCATCGTATGCCCCTTGTAAGCAGCAAAAATCGTTATCGTGTGTACCAAAAATGGAATCAAACGTATCCGAATGAGCTTGCAAACGAAAATGAAGTCATTGTTGCCAACAAAGttcggtaagaaaatttttttttacgaaatttcatcaaaaaattgattttttaaatttttcttctacagCGGAGGTCAATATACGAAATATCGCATTGCAAATCCCGATCCAGCTGATCGTGATTCAAATCGCATCCATTTTATTCGTCCCAATAAGCCATCACGGAAGCCTCAGAGGAACGATATCAACCCCGATAACTTTGGATATGATCAAAAAGCTGATCGGCGAAGTCGTGATTGGCATTCAGCTTCGAATTTGCCCACAACGCAAAATAAACCCATCGTTCGTTACAACTTGGATCGCCCAAATCCCTCGAAAATGTCGACAACTTTCCGTGAAGTTGATCCGCGTGAAGTTTTCCGCCCCGACAACTCCGTCGCCGGCAATATTGGGCAACGCGTTGGTccaattcagcaaaaaatcgAACGAGGTCCCGATGGAAAAGCTCGTTTAGTGACAGTTTTCAACCATAGACGATACGGAGGCTTGGCAGGCGAAACAGCATCTCCTCATTCCGATGAACAATCAGCTCGTACACGAAGAAGACGTCCCTCAACTCGAAGACCTGAGACGACAACAGAACGaagaacaacaacgacgacgacaacaacaacaactacaacgACAACGCCCTCAACCACGCAAGAAGTCACGACGAAACGACAATTAACGGAAaaagaattgaagaaaaagcAACTTATGGATCGTTTGTCGAAATTGACGCCCGAACAACGACACGAATTCTTCGAGAAACGTCGACGAATGAAGGaacaaaagcagaaaaatgaCGTTTAAgacacaaaattcaaaaaaatgaaaaaaatcgaatcaaaAACTAGACCCAgtctaaatataataattgttaagatatttttttatttattttcgtgaAACTCCTCTCACacatttctgttaaaattagCAGCTTTTGTGACCCCATCATTCTGCTTGAATTCACGcgtgaaaaaaagtcaaagaacagcttttgttcaaaaatataaaggaAAAATCACGCTAATGTGtctaaatttatagaaaagaGCTCTAAAAGGGGCATAAAAGCCTTGACATTACAAAGTAGAGAACGTATTGTATTTAACGAAGTCAGTCAATGTTAGCCattgtggaaaaaaataaatctattgagaaaaataaaattaaatattgattgatTGTCActttaaaatggatttttttaaaataaaattttgtttttaaagaattcagaaatttagtttttcttcagttttggGGATTTTGgaggcaattattttttttttatttttttttttttttttgactaaaatgaatgtagaaaaaaaattttttcagtttcaattttttggcagttttgagttataaaatgattaaaaatgataaattagagccctctgacaaatttttatccatttggagcaagatttgacaaaaattgctttgacacagtttttgacacagtttttttgctcttgatttagttttcaaaacaaaactatgtcaaagaaaaaatttttttttttcaattttttggcagttttgagttataaaatgattaaaaatgataaattagagccctctgacaaatttttatccatttggagcaagatttgacaaaaattgctttgacacagtttttgacatagtttttgacacagtttttctcttgatttagttttcaaatcaaaactatgtcaaagaaaaaaaaattttttttttcaatttttttgcagttttgagttataaaatgattaaaaatgataaattagagccctctgacaaatttttatccatttggagcaagatttgacaaaaattgctttgacacagtttttgacatagtttttgacacagtttttctcttgatttagttttcaaaacaaaactatgtcaaagaacaaaaaaatttttttttcaatttttttgcagttttgagttataaaatgattaaaaatgataaattagagccctctgacaaatttttatccatttggagcaagatttgacaaaaattgctttgacacagtttttgacatagtttttgacacagtttttctcttgatttagttttcaaaacaaaactatgtcaaagaaaaaaaaaattttttttttcaatttttttgcagttttgagttataaaatgattaaaaatgataaattagagccctctgacaaatttttatccatttggagcaagatttgacaaaaattgctttgacacagtttttgacatagtttttgacacagtttttctcttgatttagttttcaaaacaaaactatgtcaaagaaaaaaaaaaattttttttttcaatttttttgcagttttgagttataaaatgattaaaaatgataaattagagccctctgacaaatttttatccatttggagcaagatttgacaaaaattgctttgacacagtttttgacatagtttttgacacagtttttctcttgatttagttttcaaaacaaaactatgtcaaagaacaaaaaaatttttttttcaatttttttgcagttttgagttataaaatgattaaaaatgataaattagagccctctgacaaatttttatccatttggagcaagatttgacaaaaattgctttgacacagtttttgacatagtttttgacacagtttttctcttgatttagttttcaaaacaaaactatgtcaaagaaaaaaaaaattttttttttcaatttttttttgcagttttgagttataaaatgattaaaaatgataaattagagccctctgacaaatttttatccatttggagcaagatttgacaaaaattgctttgacacagtttttgacatagtttttgacacagtttttctcttgatttagttttcaaaacaaaactatgtcaaagaaaaaaaaattttttttttcaatttttttgcagttttgagttataaaatgattaaaaatgataaattagagccctctgacaaatttttatccatttggagcaagatttgacaaaaattgctttgacacagtttttgacatagtttttgacacagtttttctcttgatttagttttcaaaacaaaactatgtcaaagaacaaaaaaatttttttttcaatttttttgcagttttgagttataaaatgattaaaaatgataaattagagccctctgacaaatttttatccatttggagcaagatttgacaaaaattgctttgacacagtttttgacatagtttttgacacagtttttctcttgatttagttttcaagacaaaactatgtcaaagaaaaaaatttttttcagtttcaattttttggcagttttgagttataaaatgattaaaaatgataaattagagccctctgacaaatttcaattttttttgagttttgagttgtcaaagaacaaaaaaatttttttttcaatttttttgcagttttgagttataaaatgattaaaaatgataaattagagccctctgataaatttttatccattcggagtaagatttgacaaaaattgctttgacacagtttttgacatagtttttttttggctttaaattagagccctctttccaatttaaaaaacaattttttggcagttttgaattaaaaatgataacaaaaattgctttaatttaaaaaacttgagtaattttttagatttaaaaaattattttaaaaaaattaaaattatttttttttacaaaacaaaatttttcgacttaCCTTAATGTACGTGCACAATCCATCTCCTTTCAAATGCCCATCAGGACTTTTGTACAGCTTCACTTTAAACTTATTCGTCGTTGGATCTTTGAATATCATTCCATATTTCGACATCAACTCGACAAATTCTTCTTCCGTAATGTCCAAAGGCAAATTTTCGACGTAAACTTTTGTGTTGTGTTCGGGCGCGATTTCGAACCATTTTGGAGCTTCCGGtttctttttcatctttttatttGCAGGTTCCTCAttttcttctacttttttcctttttttcatttcttcttgcatttcacgtttttttcgttctttttctTTGTCTTCTTCGCTCGGCACATAATTCCCGTAGTTCATCTGATAAACTGCCATGAAATCCTCGTCAATTTTTGGAAACCAAGCTTTTTTCTCGAAATCCCATTCGTACGTCACGCCATCCGAATCTGTGTAAGTTTTTGTTCCATCTTCAGCGATCGTTACTTGATATCCGCCGAACATTTCGACACCTTCCTTCGgtatccattttttattttcctcgtCGTAGTCGTAATTTGCCTTTAATTGCCATCCGTTTTTCTCCGTGCACCAAAAATagaattcattttcaaaaggATTTGAGTCGCCCGTTTGGTATGGCACCCATTTGTTCTCTTTTGTGCACCATTTGTACTGAAATTTCGACTCTGGATCCGTATAAATGGCAGTTCCGTCGTCAGTGTATGTCGTATTTGCCGCATAAACGTCATTCGAAGCTGTTGAAGTCGTACTTTCGCTGCTTTTCAACTCTTTTTCGCGATTTTCATTGTTTGTGTTCTCGGAATTTGTTAAAACAGAGTCCAATGGAGGATTTGTTGTTGATGGAGCTGCCTCGTCATCCGTGTCGAATTCTTCCACAAAGTCATCTGACATGATTTACAGCTGaaacgaaacaaaagaaaaatgttgttagttgaattggggcaaaaattgaggaaatccCCCCTCTTTAAGGTAAGTTAATAATTGTTtggcacacaaaaaattaatttattcttatCCTATTAATTCACACTCGATACACTCATTCACTCACTTACTAACAATTCGAAACAATTACCGcacaaaagttaaataaagtgTCTTGAATTAACAAGCGAATTGGATTGtagtatatttttgtaaaaaaaaaataaaaattattaaaaaaaaataatttaaaaattaaaattaaacatttaaaattaatttaaaaaatattttattttaattaaattaagttatattttcatttcaaaattttattaaaaaaagttaaaaaaaattttcaaaaaagtttttaaaaaattaaaatatttaattaattaattttttgaaaaaatttcattaaaaaaattaaattttatttaaaaattaattaatttttttaagtttaatttattttatttaaaaaaaatttttttaatattgaataaaataaaaaaaaaataattttcttgaaaaaa
It encodes:
- the LOC134832691 gene encoding uncharacterized protein LOC134832691 → MIIRSNLVITCSNIIVVFILFLLQTEAAPNSTEISSNEKSRLKRMYALCPPKFQRIGNECYFISHYKKNWLDAHFECKDRHSKLAEPLKYEDRRIRKYLLAFDRDHADKWIGATFNWEKNRWQWGYSGRNLQYQAFSRMNPNAREQLKYHCAVFSANLKYRWSPRACTDEHYFVCQHRMPLVSSKNRYRVYQKWNQTYPNELANENEVIVANKVRGGQYTKYRIANPDPADRDSNRIHFIRPNKPSRKPQRNDINPDNFGYDQKADRRSRDWHSASNLPTTQNKPIVRYNLDRPNPSKMSTTFREVDPREVFRPDNSVAGNIGQRVGPIQQKIERGPDGKARLVTVFNHRRYGGLAGETASPHSDEQSARTRRRRPSTRRPETTTERRTTTTTTTTTTTTTTPSTTQEVTTKRQLTEKELKKKQLMDRLSKLTPEQRHEFFEKRRRMKEQKQKNDV
- the LOC134832690 gene encoding 17S U2 SnRNP complex component HTATSF1, yielding MSDDFVEEFDTDDEAAPSTTNPPLDSVLTNSENTNNENREKELKSSESTTSTASNDVYAANTTYTDDGTAIYTDPESKFQYKWCTKENKWVPYQTGDSNPFENEFYFWCTEKNGWQLKANYDYDEENKKWIPKEGVEMFGGYQVTIAEDGTKTYTDSDGVTYEWDFEKKAWFPKIDEDFMAVYQMNYGNYVPSEEDKEKERKKREMQEEMKKRKKVEENEEPANKKMKKKPEAPKWFEIAPEHNTKVYVENLPLDITEEEFVELMSKYGMIFKDPTTNKFKVKLYKSPDGHLKGDGLCTYIKVESVDLAINLLDGYNLRDHILKVQRAKFEMRGEYNPALKPKQKKKEKEKIKKLQEKLLDWRPDKMRGERSRDERIVVIKNLFDPKLFDEKCELILEYQNDLREECGKCGTVRKVVIYDRHPEGVAQVIMADPEEADIVVKLMNGRFFGQRQLTAYTWDGKEKFKMSETDAEMEARLSQWDRYLEAEDNKEEASEAKVVPETKTES